One window from the genome of Nicotiana sylvestris chromosome 9, ASM39365v2, whole genome shotgun sequence encodes:
- the LOC104221308 gene encoding U1 small nuclear ribonucleoprotein A, with the protein MAEANQNTNPNPNPNPSGGEVTPNVTIYINNLNEKIKLEELKKSLHAVFSQFGKILEVLAFKTLKHKGQAWVVFEEVSSASNALRQMQGFPFYDKPMRIQYAKTKSDVVAKADGTFVPREKRKRHEDKGRKKKDQPDANQAGMGLNPAYAGAYGAAPPFSQIPYMGGAKAAVPEAPAPPNSILFVQNLPHQSTPMMLQMLFFQYPGFKEVRMVETKPGIAFVEYGDEMQSTVAMQALQGFKITPENPMLITYAKK; encoded by the exons ATGGCGGAGGCGAACCAGAATacgaatccgaatccgaatccgaacCCGAGCGGCGGCGAAGTTACACCGAATGTGACTATTTATATCAACAACCTCAATGAGAAAATAAAGCTTGAAG AGCTGAAGAAATCGCTGCACGCTGTGTTCTCACAGTTTGGTAAGATACTGGAGGTTTTAGCATTCAAAACCCTAAAGCACAAAGGACAGGCGTGGGTAGTGTTTGAGGAAGTCTCTTCTGCTAGCAATGCACTTCGCCAGATGCAGGGTTTCCCTTTCTACGATAAGCCTATG AGAATACAATATGCAAAGACGAAATCTGATGTTGTAGCAAAAGCTGATGGTACTTTTGTTCCCCGAGAGAAAAGAAAGAGGCACGAGGATAAAG GTAGAAAGAAAAAGGACCAGCCAGATGCTAATCAAGCTGGAATGGGtctgaatcctgcatatgctggTGCTTATGGTGCAGCACCTCCT TTCTCTCAAATACCATACATGGGTGGGGCTAAAGCTGCTGTACCGGAGGCTCCTGCTCCGCCAAATAGTATACTGTTTGTGCAGAATCTTCCTCATCAGTCTACTCCGATGATGCTACAAATGCTCTTCTTCCAATATCCTGGCTTCAAGGAAGTTAGGATGGTTGAAACAAAGCCTGGAATTGCTTTCGTAGAATATGGAGATGAGATGCAATCAACTGTTGCTATGCAGGCCCTTCAAGGATTCAAAATTACCCCTGAGAATCCCATGTTGATTACATATGCAAAGAAGTAG
- the LOC104221306 gene encoding blue-light photoreceptor PHR2, producing MDSKNQSSDNPENQTPQEDQQLVPCQPLPIASISLSLSTILPTHFLTPPKISSTVFRPNKVKIPTQISSLSNLSLSASASLPPPTKSNFKSTFSANPLQDSLTLNPLRPSEPSNAAGLRRASIVWFRNDLRVHDNESLNAAHNESMSVLPVYCFDPRDYGKSSSGFDKTGPYRASFLIESVTDLRNNLQSRGSDLVVRIGKPETVLVEIAKAVGAEAVYAHREVSYDEVKGEDKIESVMKDEGVEVKYFWGSTLYHVDDLPFKLEEMPTNYGGFREKVQGLEVRKTIEALDQLRGLPARGDVETGEIPSLVDLGLNPSATMGQNGKPPANASLLGGENEALQRLRKFAAECQAQPNKENKDGTTDSIYGANFSCKISPWLAMGCLSPRSMFDELKKSTSRTISAASSQKDGGSGTGLNWLMYELLWRDFFRFITKKYSTAKQNSAAPVTACVGAAA from the exons ATGGATTCCAAGAACCAATCTTCAGACAACCCAGAAAACCAAACACCTCAAGAAGACCAACAACTTGTTCCATGTCAACCTCTACCCATAGCCTCCATCTCACTTTCTCTCTCTACAATCCTCCCCACCCACTTCCTTACTCCTCCCAAAATCTCCTCCACCGTTTTCAGACCCAACAAAGTTAAAATCCCAACCCAAATTTCATCTCTTTCAAATCTCTCTCTTTCTGCTTCAGCCTCTCTCCCTCCTCCTACAAAATCCAACTTCAAGTCCACTTTCTCTGCTAACCCACTTCAGGATTCTCTCACTCTAAACCCACTTCGCCCCTCTGAGCCTTCTAATGCCGCAGGCCTTCGACGAGCATCCATCGTTTGGTTCCGTAACGATCTGCGTGTCCACGACAACGAGTCCCTCAACGCGGCCCACAATGAGTCCATGTCTGTTTTGCCCGTTTACTGTTTTGACCCGAGAGATTACGGCAAATCCTCATCTGGGTTTGATAAAACCGGCCCATATCGCGCTAGTTTCCTGATTGAATCCGTCACTGACCTTAGGAACAATTTACAGTCAAGAGGGTCTGATCTTGTTGTTAGAATTGGAAAACCAGAGACTGTGTTGGTTGAAATAGCTAAGGCTGTCGGAGCTGAAGCAGTGTATGCTCATAGAGAAGTTTCGTATGATGAGGTTAAAGGGGAAGATAAGATTGAGAGTGTAATGAAGGATGAGGGAGTGGAGGTTAAGTATTTTTGGGGTAGTACATTGTACCATGTGGATGATTTGCCTTTTAAGTTGGAGGAAATGCCGACGAATTATGGAGGGTTTAGAGAGAAAGTGCAAGGGTTGGAGGTAAGGAAGACAATTGAGGCATTGGATCAGTTGAGGGGATTGCCAGCTAGAGGTGATGTGGAAACTGGGGAGATTCCTTCTTTGGTTGACTTGGGCCTCAATCCGAGCGCCACCATGGGTCAG AATGGAAAACCACCTGCTAATGCTTCCCTTTTGGGAGGAGAGAATGAAGCTCTGCAGAGACTTAGAAAATTTGCAGCCGAATGCCAAGCCCAACCCAATAAGGAAAACAAGGATGGCACTACTGACAGCATATATGGTGCAAACTTTTCTTGCAAAATATCTCCTTGGCTCGCTATGGGATGTCTCTCTCCTCGTTCCATGTTTGATGAATTGAAAAAGTCCACTTCAAG AACGATTTCAGCTGCCTCTAGCCAGAAAGACGGTGGTAGTGGCACTGGGCTGAACTGGCTAATGTATGAGCTGTTATGGAGAGATTTTTTCAG ATTCATCACCAAGAAATACAGCACTGCGAAACAAAATAGTGCTGCTCCTGTTACTGCTTGTGTAGGAGCTGCTGCTTGA
- the LOC104221307 gene encoding gamma-tubulin complex component 4 homolog, whose translation MLHEILVALLGYTGDLIIDARQHRDDSTHSIPLSPDAPISQEPTFKLAPDLSFVQPSERDVIERIITLGFYYRELERFAAKSCNLSWIRSANESPLSRTSQLLKGKTVKQSVYRRAIANGIVEVLSVYRSAVLHIEQKLLSDSPPILATLTQGLNKFFVLLPPLFELILEIEHDNIYGGKLLNLLHKCCHCGVPELQTCIQRLLWHGHQVMYNQLASWVVYGILHDPYQEFYISSQDDKDSEQESAPHLLEKLTRLSVADTSLSDWHLGFHISLDMLPEYITMHVAESILFAGKAVRVLRNPSPSFQLKDGSSHQQIQRGPQRAQGYTTAISFQNNSLDNKLIGEDLLPQAEADKIESLIQHLKESSEFHKRSFENAIDTIKAVAASHLWQLVVVRADLNGHLKALKDYFLLEKGDFFQSFLEESRQLMRLPPRQSTAEADLMVPFQLAALKTIGEEDKYFSRVSLRMPSFGIALKPSPVDLPKVKVNKDGDSVGHPDASLEVSLDGWDGISLEYSINWPLQLFVTPEVLSKYQRIFQYLLRLKRTQMELEKSWAFAMHQDHFDFAKLRNDSRKSFVSQHRRQRLRPMWHVREHMAFLIRNLQFYIQVDVIESQWNVLQSHIQNSHDFTELVGFHQDYLAALISQSFLDIGSVSRILDGIMKLCLQFCWKIESDESNRSTKELEHIAEEFNKKSNSLYTILRSSRLAGSQRAPFLRQFLLRLNFNSFFEAKAKGVLNIVRPRPPASLLQ comes from the exons ATGCTGCACGAAATCTTAGTGGCGCTGTTGGGTTACACCGGAGATCTCATCATCGACGCAAGACAACACCGAGATGATTCTACCCACAGTATTCCCTTGTCCCCAGATGCACCCATCTCTCAGGAACCCACCTTTAAGCTTGCCCCTGATCTCTCCTTCGTTCAACCCAGTGAAAG GGATGTCATTGAGAGGATTATCACTCTAGGATTTTACTATAGGGAGCTAGAGCGCTTTGCAGCCAAGTCTTGTAACTTAAGTTGGATTAGGTCCGCCAATGAGTCACCTCTGTCGAGGACATCCCAACTATTGAAAGGGAAGACAGTGAAGCAAAGTGTGTACAGGAGGGCCATTGCGAATGGTATTGTTGAGGTGTTATCAGTTTATAGGTCTGCTGTTCTACATATTGAGCAAAAGTTACTGTCTGATTCACCACCTATCTTGGCAACACTTACTCAAGGCCTCAATAAG TTCTTTGTTCTTTTGCCTCCTCTTTTTGAGCTGATTCTAGAGATTGAACATGATAACATTTATGGAGGAAAACTTCTCAACCTTTTACACAAATGCTGCCACTGTGGGGTTCCGGAACTACAGACATGCATTCAGAG GCTCCTCTGGCATGGGCATCAGGTCATGTATAATCAGCTTGCTTCTTGGGTGGTATATGGAATTCTTCATGATCCATATCAAGAATTCTACATCAGCAG TCAGGACGACAAAGACTCTGAACAGGAATCAGCTCCACATTTGCTTGAGAAACTGACACGCTTGTCAGTCGCTGATACATCTTTAAGTGATTGGCACTTGGGCTTCCATATTTCTTTG GATATGCTGCCAGAGTATATTACCATGCATGTTGCAGAATCAATTCTTTTTGCAGGAAAAGCTGTTAGGGTTCTTCGCAATCCAAGTCCCAGTTTCCAATTGAAGGATGGTTCATCTCATCAGCAAATACAAAGAGGACCTCAAAGGGCCCAAGGATATACAACGGCGATATCTTTCCAGAATAACTCCTTGGATAATAAGTTAATTGGAGAAGATTTACTCCCACAGGCAGAGGCTGACAAGATTGAATCTCTGATTCAACACTTAAAG GAGTCGTCTGAATTTCACAAAAGATCATTCGAGAATGCCATTGATACAATAAAAGCAGTTGCAGCCAGTCATCTGTGGCAG CTTGTCGTTGTGCGTGCCGACTTAAATGGGCACTTGAAGGCTCTTAAAGACTATTTTCTTTTAGAAAAAGGTGATTTCTTCCAG AGTTTCCTCGAGGAGAGTCGCCAGCTGATGCGTTTACCACCTCGCCAATCTACTGCAGAAGCGGATCTTATGGTCCCATTTCAACTA GCTGCTTTAAAGACTATTGGTGAAGAGGACAAATACTTTTCAAGGGTGTCTTTGCG GATGCCatcatttggaattgctttaaaACCCTCACCAGTTGATCTGCCCAAGGTAAAAGTGAATAAAGATGGAGACTCAGTAGGGCACCCAGATGCATCTTTGGAGGTGTCCCTTGATGGATGGGATGGCATTTCCCTTGAATATTCTATTAACTGGCCATTGCAGCTGTTTGTTACGCCGGAAGTGCTATCCAA GTATCAAAGGATATTCCAGTATCTTCTCCGTCTTAAGAGGACGCAAATGGAGTTGGAAAAATCATGGGCTTTTGCTATGCATCAAGATCATTTTGACTTTGCTAAACTTCGAAATGACTCTAGAAAGTCATTTGTGTCTCAGCATCGAAGGCAACGCCTTAGACCAATGTGGCATGTTAGAGAGCACATGGCCTTCTTGATCAGAAATCTTCAATTCTATATTCAG GTGGATGTGATAGAATCTCAATGGAACGTTTTGCAATCTCATATTCAGAATTCTCATGATTTCACAGAACTTGTGGGCTTCCATCAAGA TTACTTGGCTGCACTGATTTCACAATCTTTCTTGGACATCGGTTCTGTCTCAAGAATTCTGGATGGAATAATGAAACTATGCTTGCAGTTCTGTTGGAAGATCGAAAGCGACGAAAGCAATAGAAGTACTAAGGAGCTGGAGCACATAGCTGAG GAGTTCAACAAGAAATCAAACTCCCTATACACAATACTACGTAGTAGCAGGCTTGCTGGGAGCCAGAGAGCCCCATTCCTTAGGCAATTTCTTTTGCGACTCAATTTCAATTCCTTCTTTGAG GCAAAAGCAAAAGGGGTGCTCAATATTGTCAGACCTCGGCCACCCGCATCTCTTCTGCAGTGA
- the LOC138877706 gene encoding uncharacterized protein: MEVFFLYLDDSFQKFSRGILELDCLDIEGAWRSSSDANTMWSTTTNCIREAAREVLGVSTGVSSRHKGDWWWNKVVQGKVEAKKEAYWTLLGSIADGERRARMERYKVARKEAKLAVTEAKTVVYSRMYEELGQREGETQLFRLAKLRERKARDLDRVRCIKDDDGRVLMEDSRIKRR; the protein is encoded by the exons ATGGAGGTTTTCTTTTTGTATCTTGATGATTCTTTCCAGAAGTTTAGCCGTGGAATTTTAGAGTTGGATTGTCTTGATATTGAA GGAGCTTGGAGGAGCAGTAGTGATGCGAACACTATGTGGTCAACGACAACAAATTGTATAAGAGAGgctgcgagagaggtgttaggggtctcgaCGGGCGTCTCCAGTAggcacaaaggagactggtggtggaataaagtggtacaaggtaaagtggaagcgaaaaAGGAGGCGTACTGGACGTTACTGGGGAGCATAGCTGACGGGGAGAGGCGAGCACGCAtggagaggtataaggtagctagaaAGGAAGCGAAGCTggcggtcacggaggctaagactGTGGTTTATAGTCGTATGTACGAGGAACTAGGGCAAAGAGAAGGGGAGACGCAGTTATTTAGGCTGGCCAAGCTGAGAGAGAGGAAAGCTCGAGATTTAGACCGAGTGAGATGCATCAAGGACGACgatggtagagtattgatggAAGATTCCCGGATTAAGAGGAGATGA